GGCGGGTCGCCGCAGACTGTTCCGACCTTTTGAAACGTTGCTTTTATGCGTAACACGCTGAAACGGTCGGGAATAAACGGCGGTGCAAGGCACAAAGCAAGGCGGCAGTGCCGCAGACAATTCCGACCTTTTGAAACGTTACATTTATGTGTAACACGGTGAAACGGTCGGGAATAAACGTTGGCAAAAGCACTATGCTTAAAGTGCCGCAGACAATTCCGACCTTTTGAAACGTTATTTATATTCGTAACGCAGTTAAACGGTCGGGAAATAATGTCAAATTTAATAATACCGGACTATTCAGACAGATACTTGATTGTGCTTGTCTGAATATTTGGTGTAAGAGTGTCATTGCAAAGCTGCGGATTATCGGCAATATCGGCCGTATATGAGGAGAGAAAAGTTGAATTACTCCACCATACTTTTGATCGTTGAAAAATAAGTGTCTGAAAAGTATTGTGGGTGCAGAAGGGGATAGCATTGTGATTCCCCCGGTTACGCCATAACCGGACTGCATCGCTGTGTGCCGTTATTGCACGGCAGGTATCAGGAAGGAATGGTAAAATGGTTGAATTAAAGAACGTTGACGTTCATTTCAAGGACGGAGGCGGAGTTGACGCTCTTAACGGTGTCAATCTCAGAATAGAGGACGGCGAATTTGTATTTATAGTCGGTGACAGCGGTGCCGGAAAATCGACATTGCTCAAACTGCTGACAAGAGAGATAGCGCCGACATCGGGCAGGGTATTCGTAAACGGATATAATCTTGCCAAGATAAAGAATAAGAAGATCCCGTATTTCAGACGTTCCATAGGAATGATATTTCAGGATTTCCGTCTGATACCGGATCTGAATGTTTATGACAATGTGGCTTTTGTACTGCGTGTTACAAACAAATCCAAAAAGACGATAAGACACAGGGTGCCTTATGTTCTGAATCTGGTCAAGCTGGCAGACAGGGCAAAATCCTACCCTGAGAAGCTGTCGGGCGGTGAAAAGCAGAGAGTTGCGATAGCAAGAGCCTTTGCGAGCGATCCTAAGCTTATCATAGCAGACGAGCCTACGGCAAACATCGACCCGGCTTTATCCTATGATATAGTAAAGCTGCTCAAGGAGATAAACAAGTGCGGTACTACCGTAATAATGGTTACTCACGAGCATAGCCTTGTCGAATATTTCGGCGGAAGAATCGTCAGCCTGAAAAACGGCGAAGTTATTTTCGACGAATATGTGGAAGGTGAGGCGCAGGATGAATAATTTAAGCTATTTGATAAAGCAGGGCATAAGATCGGTATGGAAGAACCGCTTCATGTCATTTGCCAGCCTCTGCATTATGACTGTCAGCCTTATTCTGGTCGGAATGTCGGCTATAGTGATGCTTGATTGCGGAATAATACTCGACAACGTTTCGGACAAGAACGAGATAAGC
This window of the [Eubacterium] siraeum genome carries:
- the ftsE gene encoding cell division ATP-binding protein FtsE — its product is MVELKNVDVHFKDGGGVDALNGVNLRIEDGEFVFIVGDSGAGKSTLLKLLTREIAPTSGRVFVNGYNLAKIKNKKIPYFRRSIGMIFQDFRLIPDLNVYDNVAFVLRVTNKSKKTIRHRVPYVLNLVKLADRAKSYPEKLSGGEKQRVAIARAFASDPKLIIADEPTANIDPALSYDIVKLLKEINKCGTTVIMVTHEHSLVEYFGGRIVSLKNGEVIFDEYVEGEAQDE